The window TATATCTTTCACTTTTGCTATATCAATTTATTACAACATTCATTTATTCCGCATTAACACTATTCATCCAAAATTTGATTCATCATAAATATATAGGAATGACCATTACGGGAATACTGATTATTGTACTTGGTACATCTATGTCGGAAGTTGTAGGGATTGTTCATCCGTTATTCCGTTTTGGTTACATCCCGTTCCCTGGATATACAAGCATGAATGGTTATTCAGATGCGATAAGCATGATCCGTCATTTGGCGGGATACTGGATGTCTTTTGCTTTTGTGTTGGCAATGATAACTTATAAACTATGGAAAAGAGGACGTGTTAAAAGTCTGGAGTACAGGTGGAAACAGTTATTGTCAGGGTGGAACAAAATGAATACGGCAGTATTTCTTATCCTTTGTGTGGCTTCGTTAGGCTATGGTTCTATAATCTTCTATAATAAAAATATAGTGAACCCGTATCAGACAGTATCCGGTTATTTAGACAGGAGTCAATTGTATGAACAAAAGTATAAAAAGTACGATACCCTTCCGCAGTTGTTTCCGGTCGCTATCAGTACATCGATGGATATATATCCGAAAGAACGCAGGTACAGGGTAAGGGTCAATAACACACTACGGAATAGAGATCACAGAAAGGCAACTTTTATTTTTATAAGCGAAAAAGAAAAACTGGATTCAATTACACTTGAAAATGCAGTGTTAAAGGAAAGAGATTCCGTTTTAGGAACCTATTTATTTGAGTTTTGTAACCCTGTTTTACCAGGAGAATCGGTCAGGTTCAGTTATGAGATCGATCAGCAGCAAAGCGGGTATGAATTCACTAATGCAATTGTGGCTAACGGATCTTATATCAGGCATAATGATTTTAATCCTGTACTTGGGTACCGGAACAGCCTTGAAATCCAGGATCGTTTTGAAAGAAAGAAAAGGGGGTTACCGGAATTAAATGATGCCGAAGAAAGTGATGAACATATTTTCAGTGAATCTTCAGGCTTTGGAAAAATAGATTACGAAACCGTTATTTCTACAAGTGATGATCAAACGGCTATCGGGTCGGGCGATTTATTAGAAAAATGGTCTGAAAACGGAAGAAGTTATTTTAAATACAAGACTACAGATAAAATTTTGCCTAACGTAGGGTATTTTTCAGCAAATTATAAGGTGAGAACAGATCGCTTTAAAGATGTGAAGATAACGCAATATTACCATGAACCACATTATTTTAATATAGATACGATTCAGATCGCAGCTAAAAAAGCATTGGAATATTGCATCTCCAACTTTGGAGATTATGGTTTTGATCACCTTCGTATAGCAGAAGTACCCGGGCATTGGAGTATGGGAGGGTATGCACATCCGGGAACCATCAGTATGGTAGAAGACAGGCTATACCTGACAGACATACGGAATGAAAATGATTTTAACCTGGTCGCTAAAAGAACGATACATGAGGTCTCTCATCAATGGTGGGGCCATCTACTTACACCCAAACTTGCACCGGGAGGCGCTCTTCTGGTTGAAGGATTCGCAAAATATACCGAAGCAGTGGTGATGGAAAAACTATACGGTAAAAAAGCCCTATGGAAGTTGAGTGACAATGCCATAAGACGTTATTTTACAGGACGTTCGTATGCGCTGTCGGAAGAACCTCCTTTGTATAGAGTAGAAGGAGAGAGTTACCTCTCGTACGGGAAAGCCTTTACCGTTTTGTATGCCATAAAAGAGTTGATCGGGGAGGAGAGAGTTAACCTTGCCTTGAGACGCACAATAGGTAAGCATCAAAATGAAGAGATTTTTACAGCGACAGCAGATGATTTTATAGATGAATTATATAAAGTGACACCGGCTACTTACCATTCTTTGGTAGACGACTGGTTTAAACGCGTAATTACTTACGACCTTCGGGTTGAGAACGTGAAGTCAAAAGAGTTAAAAGACGGCGGGTATGAGATAGAATTACAGCTTGTTTCAAAACGTTTTAAGACATTAGAGGGCGGACAAGAAGTTCAGGTAGGGATGGATGAACCTGTCCAGATAGGTTTATTCAGTACACATCCTGAAGATATGGAAACAAAAAGCGGTAAAGAGATTATCTATTTAAAAGCACACCAGCTGTCGGAAGATAAAACAACTATACGCATGATAGTAGACGAAGAACCGGCTTATGTAGCGGTAGATCCTTTTGGAACCCGCTTAGATGCCAACAGGGCTGATAATATAAAGTAATGGTGCAATACAGGCACTCTACTATACCAGTTTATTAACTGGTATAGTATCTCCCGGTTTCAAACCGTTTAAAAATATATTTCCTATTCTGATACGTACCAATCGCAAGGTAGGAAAGTCTACTGCCGATGTCATTTTCCTTACTTGCCTGTATTTGCCTTCAGTGATGGTTACACTGATCCAGCTTGTTGGTCCGTGACGGGCATCCCTGATCTTTTTTGAGCGTTCGGGGAGCGAAGGAGGAGCTATCTTTTTAACCTTGCACGGTTTGGTTTGATATTTTTTCCCATGAATCCCAATAGGAACACCTCTAGATAATTGTTCAATAGCTTTTTCTGTAATTTCTCCGTCTACCTGTACATAATACTCCTTTTCAAAACTACTGCTGTTTATCGTATTGCATAACTTACCATCTGTGGTGAGTAGTAATAAGCCTTCAGATTTTTCATCAAGCCTGCCTACAGGCATTGTGCCTGAGGGGAAATCATACAACTCATTAATAAACTTCTTTTTTCTTAACTGTCTGTCATCATTGCTGTTAAGTTGGCTGATATAACCATAAGGTTTAAAAAGGATAAAGTGTTGTTGCTCCATATTCATTGCACTCTGCAGCGAAATTAAGCAATTCATTAAGATTATCAAGAAACGGTAAGTGTACTTGTTAAGTTTTTGTCAATTTACAAGATTTCGAGTGTATTATAGGAGAAGCCGTTTTAGAAACCATACATTTGCAAAACATTAATATACTATAAATTAGAAAGATTTTATTTATGAGTAAAGTAAAGGCAAACGATACCGTAAGCGTACATTACACAGGAAAATTAACTAATGGAGATGTTTTTGACAGCTCTGCAGCCAGAGGTCCTCTAGAAGTTAAACTAGGTGACGGAATGTTAATCCCTGGTTTTGAGAAAGGTTTGGTAGGAATGGAAGTCAACGAGAAAAAAACCATTAGCATACCAAAAGAAGAAGCTTATGGAGAAGTGAGGGAAGAGCTTTTTCAGGTAGTGAAGAATGAAGAGTTACCGCAAGATATTAAGCCGGAAGTTGGTATGGGCTTGGTTGCTTCAAGTCCCGACGGAAGAGAGCAACAGCTTCGTATTGCCGAAGTAAAGGAAGACCATATTGTAATCGATGCCAACCATCCGCTGGCGGGTCAGGACCTGATTTTTGACCTGGAGTTGATCGAAATCAAATAATCAGAAAGCGAATTACTTCGGGGCAAGCCCAATGAAATTCCTTTAGGAACATTTCACAAGGGCAAGCCCAATGAAATTCTTTCAAAAATATTTTACAAGGGCAAGCGTCGAAGCATTTAAATCTCGATGATCGAGTAAAAATACCTGAAGCCATTCATTGATTTGAATGGCTTTTTTTATGCATGATATTTATCATAATCTTTATGGTGATTAAGGGGTAATTTTGAGGAAACTTAAAACCTGTAATTATGTTTCTTTCCGATATAGAAATTGCCCAATCTAATCCAATGACCCATATAAAAAACATAGCTCATAAACTCTATCTGGATGAAGATAACCTGGAGATGTATGGAAATTACAAGGCAAAACTGCCTTTAGATCTTATCGACGAAGATAAAATTGAAAAAAGCAATTTAATTTTAGTTACAGCCATTACCCCGACCCCGGCCGGAGAGGGTAAAACAACGGTTTCCATAGGACTTTCCGAAGGAATGAACTTTATAGGAAAACAATCAACGGTAGTCCTACGCGAACCTTCTTTAGGCCCGGTGTTTGGTATCAAAGGCGGGGCTGCGGGAGGAGGATGCTCCCAAGTGGTTCCGATGGAGGACATCAATCTGCATTTTACAGGCGATTTTAATGCCATAGAAAAAGCAAATAACTTATTATCGGCCTTAATAGATAATAACTTGCAAAGCAGAACAAAAAGCCTCGATATCGACCCGAGAACAATTTTATGGAAGCGTGTTATCGATATGAACGATA of the Zhouia spongiae genome contains:
- a CDS encoding FKBP-type peptidyl-prolyl cis-trans isomerase, which codes for MSKVKANDTVSVHYTGKLTNGDVFDSSAARGPLEVKLGDGMLIPGFEKGLVGMEVNEKKTISIPKEEAYGEVREELFQVVKNEELPQDIKPEVGMGLVASSPDGREQQLRIAEVKEDHIVIDANHPLAGQDLIFDLELIEIK
- a CDS encoding pseudouridine synthase gives rise to the protein MEQQHFILFKPYGYISQLNSNDDRQLRKKKFINELYDFPSGTMPVGRLDEKSEGLLLLTTDGKLCNTINSSSFEKEYYVQVDGEITEKAIEQLSRGVPIGIHGKKYQTKPCKVKKIAPPSLPERSKKIRDARHGPTSWISVTITEGKYRQVRKMTSAVDFPTLRLVRIRIGNIFLNGLKPGDTIPVNKLV
- a CDS encoding ABC transporter permease/M1 family aminopeptidase, with the protein product MLKQLLRFETFYQLRQRAFLWLSLLFLGFGFLMGKQGATRGNVLFNASYAISHIVALFTLGSVFIIMFFTVSGVLRDKQYQTERLIFSTSLSKPQFFISRFLGIFISSLVTFSMFLIGFYISTLLPDIDPERKALFNMQYYLQAWGIIIVPNIFICSAIIFSVGILSGNTLATYVSAIFIYVLYFICSLFLNSPLIAQSVPASPEGMVIAALSDPFGISAFFEQTQYWTPFQKNTEMISFSGYFMWNRLIWLVIALGVFVTIYRFFSFRIKNQNVKKAPGKGITNNNTVYRQVAVRTDQRKPVSVYLSLLSIELRGVFRSLSFMAVLLCWIVIGVSEIYSRFYRGGEYNDSLYPAAGLLVERIHQPLFILSLILIVFFGGELFWKARGFNFNSIIDTTPTSNGVFYLAKISALICLPMLLTITGIIIGVVFQWVLGYDDLEPRVYLSLLLYQFITTFIYSALTLFIQNLIHHKYIGMTITGILIIVLGTSMSEVVGIVHPLFRFGYIPFPGYTSMNGYSDAISMIRHLAGYWMSFAFVLAMITYKLWKRGRVKSLEYRWKQLLSGWNKMNTAVFLILCVASLGYGSIIFYNKNIVNPYQTVSGYLDRSQLYEQKYKKYDTLPQLFPVAISTSMDIYPKERRYRVRVNNTLRNRDHRKATFIFISEKEKLDSITLENAVLKERDSVLGTYLFEFCNPVLPGESVRFSYEIDQQQSGYEFTNAIVANGSYIRHNDFNPVLGYRNSLEIQDRFERKKRGLPELNDAEESDEHIFSESSGFGKIDYETVISTSDDQTAIGSGDLLEKWSENGRSYFKYKTTDKILPNVGYFSANYKVRTDRFKDVKITQYYHEPHYFNIDTIQIAAKKALEYCISNFGDYGFDHLRIAEVPGHWSMGGYAHPGTISMVEDRLYLTDIRNENDFNLVAKRTIHEVSHQWWGHLLTPKLAPGGALLVEGFAKYTEAVVMEKLYGKKALWKLSDNAIRRYFTGRSYALSEEPPLYRVEGESYLSYGKAFTVLYAIKELIGEERVNLALRRTIGKHQNEEIFTATADDFIDELYKVTPATYHSLVDDWFKRVITYDLRVENVKSKELKDGGYEIELQLVSKRFKTLEGGQEVQVGMDEPVQIGLFSTHPEDMETKSGKEIIYLKAHQLSEDKTTIRMIVDEEPAYVAVDPFGTRLDANRADNIK